A portion of the Leifsonia sp. EB41 genome contains these proteins:
- a CDS encoding 6-phospho-beta-glucosidase, translating into MKLAVVGGGSTYTPELVDGFARLRDLLPIEELWLVDTDPERLRLVGGVSERMFRAAGHPGRIVPTSDLVAGVADADAVLLQLRVGGQAARHGDETFPHACGCIGQETTGPGGFAKALRTVPVVLSVAEAVRRHAKPGAWIVDFTNPVGIVTRALLQEGHRAVGLCNVAIGFQRRFAGLLGVAPGDVALGHVGLNHLTWERSVTVGGRDVLPDLLGAHLPQLAEEIELPASLIRLLGNVPSYYLRYYYAHDEVLREQLHAPSRAEAVRQVERELLELYADPSVDTKPEQLAQRGGAFYSEAAVDLLASLTSDRGDVQVVNLRNDGTLPFLPDDHVIEVPAVVGADGVRAVEVPPLPDDLAGLIGHVAGYERLALDAAVHGGRDRVLRAMLAHPLVGQYDRAEKLTDLLLADNRAHLAWAR; encoded by the coding sequence GTGAAACTGGCCGTCGTGGGCGGAGGCTCCACCTACACCCCCGAGCTCGTGGACGGGTTCGCCCGGCTGCGCGACCTGCTGCCGATCGAGGAGCTCTGGCTCGTCGACACCGACCCGGAGCGGCTCCGGCTGGTCGGCGGCGTGAGCGAACGGATGTTCCGCGCTGCGGGGCATCCCGGCCGGATCGTGCCGACCTCCGACCTGGTCGCCGGCGTCGCCGACGCCGACGCCGTGCTCCTCCAGCTCCGCGTCGGCGGCCAGGCCGCCCGTCACGGGGATGAGACGTTCCCGCACGCGTGCGGCTGCATCGGGCAGGAGACCACCGGCCCCGGCGGCTTCGCGAAGGCGCTGCGCACCGTCCCCGTCGTCCTCTCGGTGGCGGAGGCCGTGCGGAGGCACGCCAAGCCGGGCGCCTGGATCGTCGACTTCACCAACCCGGTCGGCATCGTGACGCGCGCGCTGCTGCAGGAGGGCCACCGCGCGGTCGGGCTCTGCAACGTCGCGATCGGCTTCCAGCGCCGGTTCGCGGGCCTGCTCGGGGTCGCACCGGGCGACGTCGCGCTCGGGCACGTCGGCCTCAACCATCTCACCTGGGAGCGATCGGTCACCGTCGGCGGCCGGGACGTCCTCCCCGACCTGCTGGGCGCCCACCTCCCGCAGCTCGCCGAGGAGATCGAGCTGCCGGCCTCCCTGATCCGCCTGCTCGGGAACGTGCCGAGCTACTACCTGCGCTATTACTATGCCCACGACGAGGTGCTGCGCGAGCAACTCCACGCCCCTTCCCGGGCCGAGGCCGTGCGGCAGGTGGAGCGCGAGCTCCTGGAGCTGTACGCCGACCCGTCCGTCGACACGAAGCCCGAGCAGCTGGCCCAGCGCGGCGGGGCGTTCTACTCCGAGGCGGCAGTCGACCTGCTCGCATCGCTGACCAGCGACCGCGGCGACGTGCAGGTGGTCAACCTGCGCAACGACGGCACGCTGCCCTTCCTCCCCGACGACCACGTGATCGAGGTGCCGGCGGTGGTCGGCGCGGACGGCGTGCGCGCGGTGGAGGTCCCACCGCTCCCCGACGACCTCGCCGGGCTGATCGGCCACGTCGCCGGTTACGAGCGACTCGCGCTCGACGCCGCCGTCCACGGCGGGCGCGACCGGGTGCTGCGGGCGATGCTCGCCCATCCGCTGGTCGGGCAGTACGACCGCGCGGAGAAGCTCACCGACCTGCTCCTCGCCGACAACCGGGCGCACCTGGCATGGGCGCGATGA
- a CDS encoding carbohydrate ABC transporter permease yields MTSATLTPEAPASPAAPQRRIRSPRSLRTRRVLGWIAEHAVLIVLAVLFVSPVVFVLLTSLMSSSQTLTASLWPQPFVWSNYVTVFTTVPLAQWFANSAMYAILATAFMLLSSVPAAYALAKIRFRGSGVLFTAIIVAMLLPPQVTAIPIYVMWSQLGLTGTLWPLILPNLLGDAFSIFLLRQFFLTIPPEYSDAARIDGNGEFGVLWRVVLPMAKPGIAATAIFMFFNSWNDYYGPLLYTSENPAAWPVAYGLASFRGVHGTDWGLTMAMTMLVTVPVVIIFFFAQRVFVEGITLTGVKG; encoded by the coding sequence ATGACGTCCGCAACCCTGACCCCGGAGGCCCCGGCCTCTCCCGCTGCCCCGCAGCGGAGGATCCGCAGCCCGCGCTCGCTGCGCACCCGCCGCGTGCTCGGCTGGATCGCGGAGCACGCCGTGCTCATCGTGCTCGCCGTGCTGTTCGTCTCGCCCGTCGTGTTCGTGCTGCTCACCTCGCTGATGTCGAGCTCGCAGACCCTCACGGCCTCCCTCTGGCCGCAGCCCTTCGTCTGGAGCAACTACGTCACGGTCTTCACGACCGTGCCGCTCGCGCAGTGGTTCGCGAACTCGGCGATGTACGCCATCCTGGCCACGGCCTTCATGCTGCTCTCGTCGGTCCCCGCCGCTTACGCGCTGGCCAAGATCCGCTTCCGCGGCTCCGGCGTGCTGTTCACCGCGATCATCGTCGCGATGCTGCTGCCGCCCCAGGTCACCGCGATCCCGATCTACGTGATGTGGTCCCAGCTCGGCCTGACCGGGACGCTCTGGCCGCTCATCCTGCCGAACCTGCTGGGCGACGCGTTCTCGATCTTCCTGCTGCGCCAGTTCTTCCTGACCATCCCGCCGGAGTACTCGGACGCGGCGCGCATCGACGGCAACGGCGAGTTCGGGGTGCTCTGGCGGGTCGTCCTGCCGATGGCCAAGCCCGGGATCGCGGCGACCGCGATCTTCATGTTCTTCAACTCCTGGAACGACTACTACGGCCCGCTGCTGTACACGTCCGAGAACCCGGCCGCCTGGCCGGTCGCCTACGGGCTGGCGTCGTTCCGCGGCGTCCACGGCACCGACTGGGGGCTCACCATGGCGATGACCATGCTCGTCACCGTGCCCGTGGTGATCATCTTCTTCTTCGCCCAACGCGTGTTCGTGGAGGGCATCACACTCACCGGCGTGAAGGGATAG
- a CDS encoding carbohydrate ABC transporter permease, with amino-acid sequence MTVTARSAGRATARPARPSRSRRRRNLVTLALLAPALLGLAIFFVYPLLASVYYSFTRFDLVSPPQWIGLRNYEYLFTQDPNVWLATLNTLWFVVIWVPVKTGFALIVAGLLARARRASGLWRTVFYLPALVPPVASVVAFVFLFNPGTGPVNQVLAWFGIKGPLWFNDPAWSKPSLVLLGVWVMGDIMIILLAALLDVPREQYEAASLDGAGGLQKVRYVTLPSISPVLLFAVVTGVIAAIQYFTEAAVASSVASGKAVVGEGIGNTLGYPDGSLLTYTQWLYVRGFGTYQLGYASALAVLLFVVAALILVLLLRRFKAFTPEGAQ; translated from the coding sequence GTGACCGTCACGGCTCGAAGCGCGGGGCGGGCGACCGCCCGCCCCGCGCGGCCCTCCCGCAGCCGGCGGCGCCGCAACCTGGTGACGCTGGCCCTGCTCGCCCCCGCGCTGCTGGGACTCGCGATCTTCTTCGTCTACCCTCTCCTCGCGTCGGTCTACTACTCGTTCACCCGATTCGACCTGGTGTCGCCTCCGCAGTGGATCGGCCTGCGCAACTACGAGTACCTGTTCACGCAGGACCCGAACGTCTGGCTCGCCACCCTGAACACGCTGTGGTTCGTGGTGATCTGGGTGCCGGTGAAGACCGGGTTCGCGCTCATCGTCGCCGGCCTCCTCGCCCGCGCGCGCCGCGCGTCCGGCCTCTGGCGGACGGTCTTCTACCTGCCGGCGCTGGTGCCGCCGGTCGCGAGCGTCGTCGCGTTCGTGTTCCTCTTCAACCCGGGAACCGGGCCGGTCAACCAGGTGCTCGCCTGGTTCGGGATCAAGGGGCCGCTGTGGTTCAACGACCCGGCCTGGTCGAAGCCGTCGCTCGTGCTGCTCGGGGTGTGGGTGATGGGCGACATCATGATCATCCTGCTCGCCGCGCTGCTCGACGTGCCGCGCGAGCAGTACGAGGCGGCCTCCCTCGACGGCGCCGGCGGCCTCCAGAAGGTCCGCTACGTCACGCTGCCGAGTATCTCGCCGGTGCTGCTGTTCGCCGTCGTCACCGGCGTGATCGCCGCGATCCAGTACTTCACGGAGGCCGCGGTCGCCTCCTCGGTGGCCAGCGGCAAGGCCGTGGTCGGCGAGGGCATCGGCAACACCCTCGGGTACCCCGACGGCTCCCTGCTCACCTACACGCAGTGGCTGTACGTGCGCGGCTTCGGCACCTACCAGCTCGGCTACGCGTCCGCGCTCGCCGTGCTGCTGTTCGTGGTCGCGGCGCTCATCCTCGTCCTGCTGCTGCGCCGCTTCAAGGCGTTCACCCCGGAAGGCGCACAATGA
- a CDS encoding ABC transporter substrate-binding protein yields the protein MKHRQLIAAAAVATAAALALAGCSGGSSGASFQDSTPSDLSGTVSFWHFFSDREAKVIQSVVDDFEKKYPKITVDVHSGQDDEKLQKAIATGSKVDVGLSYSTDIVGNFCTNGAFRSLNKVIERDKVDLSQFSDTVKSYTEFKGNRCAMPMLADVYGLYYNKKLLQAAGFSEPPTTLGELESMADKLTTFNADGSIKTLGFNPTMGWYENSAAHYGPAAGAEWLKADGTSAISSSPGWKELIEWQKAYVDKIGWDKLNAFTSGLGQEFSADNAFQTGQVAMNMDGEYRTAFIDDQAKGLDYGTAPFPTADDHTDLYGGGYITGNIIGISKGSKQPELAWALLKYLTTDTDAVVKLANGLKNVPTTKDALASPKLEVSPQFKTFLDIASNKNVMTTPASPLGAGYQNTFQDWWNKYQSQGGDIDAGLKSVDKQINDALALSTGP from the coding sequence GTGAAACACCGTCAACTCATCGCCGCCGCCGCCGTCGCCACGGCCGCGGCGCTCGCCCTGGCCGGCTGCTCCGGCGGGTCCAGCGGCGCGTCCTTCCAGGACAGCACGCCGTCCGACCTGTCGGGCACCGTCTCGTTCTGGCACTTCTTCTCCGACCGGGAGGCCAAGGTCATCCAGTCGGTCGTCGACGACTTCGAGAAGAAGTACCCCAAGATCACGGTCGATGTGCACTCCGGCCAGGACGACGAGAAGCTGCAGAAGGCCATCGCCACCGGCAGCAAGGTCGACGTCGGGCTCTCCTACTCGACCGACATCGTCGGCAACTTCTGCACGAACGGAGCGTTCCGCTCGCTCAACAAGGTGATCGAGCGCGACAAGGTCGACCTCAGCCAGTTCAGCGACACCGTGAAGTCGTACACGGAGTTCAAGGGCAACCGCTGCGCGATGCCGATGCTCGCGGATGTCTATGGCCTCTACTACAACAAGAAGCTCCTCCAGGCGGCCGGATTCAGCGAGCCGCCCACGACGCTCGGCGAGCTGGAGTCGATGGCCGACAAGCTGACGACTTTCAACGCCGACGGCTCGATCAAGACCCTCGGCTTCAACCCGACGATGGGCTGGTACGAGAACTCGGCCGCCCACTACGGCCCGGCCGCCGGAGCCGAGTGGCTGAAGGCCGACGGCACCAGCGCGATCTCCTCCTCCCCCGGCTGGAAGGAGCTGATCGAATGGCAGAAGGCCTACGTCGACAAGATCGGCTGGGACAAGCTCAACGCCTTCACCTCGGGCCTCGGCCAGGAGTTCTCCGCCGACAACGCCTTCCAGACCGGCCAGGTGGCGATGAACATGGACGGCGAGTACCGCACCGCGTTCATCGACGACCAGGCCAAGGGGCTCGACTACGGGACGGCGCCGTTCCCGACCGCCGACGACCACACCGACCTCTACGGCGGCGGGTACATCACGGGCAACATCATCGGCATCTCGAAGGGCTCGAAGCAGCCCGAGCTGGCCTGGGCGCTGCTGAAGTACCTCACCACCGACACCGACGCGGTCGTGAAACTCGCCAACGGCCTGAAGAACGTGCCGACCACCAAGGACGCGCTCGCCTCGCCGAAGCTGGAGGTCTCGCCGCAGTTCAAGACGTTCCTCGACATCGCATCGAACAAGAACGTCATGACCACGCCCGCCAGCCCGCTCGGGGCCGGCTACCAGAACACCTTCCAGGACTGGTGGAACAAGTACCAGAGCCAGGGCGGCGACATCGACGCCGGGCTGAAGTCGGTCGACAAGCAGATCAACGACGCCCTCGCCCTCTCGACGGGTCCGTGA